A section of the Maniola hyperantus chromosome 23, iAphHyp1.2, whole genome shotgun sequence genome encodes:
- the GABA-B-R2 gene encoding gamma-aminobutyric acid type B receptor subunit 2 isoform X1, which produces MTMGALQRHILIALLSLHLVTAVPQKPNLDAILNRRTDVYIAGFFPFGKGVENSNTVGRGVMPSVKLALDHVNEHDSVLRNYRLHMWWNDTECNAAVGVKSFFDMMHSGPHKLMLFGAACTHVTDPIAKASKHWHLTQLSYADTHPMFTKEAFPNFFRIVPSENAFNMPRIRLLEHFNWTRVGTIYQNEPRYALAHNRLLSDLDAASFIVDESQSFATEVRTALSKLKEKDIRIILGNFNETWALKIFCEAYKLEMYGRAYTWLLLGTYSSKWWTRRAPCSRRELSAALDTTILTDLLPLSTTGETTVSGITAKDYQVEYDRRRGIEYSRFHGYTYDGIWAMALAIQTVAHRVKLKYKEKTVQDFRYRDKEWEQLFLDALSNVTFEGVTGPVRFYDNERKASILLKQFQGEQIGEVKVGEYCAERDRLDLGSGDPFKWNGKNPPKDRTLRLIEHTQVNITLYAVVVFCSVLGILLATGFLAMNIHYRNQRYIKMSSPHLNNLIIVGCMLTYLSVIFLGLDSSLSSIGLSQDVPRGAAFPYICTARAWLLMAGFSLAFGAMFSKTWRVHSIFTDVKLNKKVIKDYQLFMVVGVLLCIDLIIMTTWQISDPFYRATKQMEAYPHPTSEDIVIVQENEYCQSERMPIFIGAIYAYKGLLLVFGAFLAWETRHVSIPALNDSKHIGLSVYNVLIMCIMGAPCALVLADHKDVLFVLIAIFIIFCTTATLCLVFVPKLLELRRNGSGGTGGSRIRATLRPAAPHECREPGPELERRMKELRQYNNRYRRTLQAKENELQMLLSKLGSDVSSESSIRDSKSPATQRTRLPVPRENVSHPETSDITSVCSLSASAGAETEYIGLQTQQAIEKSKPSAPPEPIKEILKEPKKEQTKNVSFKNHLDYTSPPVSNKAVPEKDQLAKLPYGWSSEEPSEPPKTKVAEPAKAEAKTIPALKTIDTPTAKSVPAKVQEPMYTKAAPTKVTKTPELQKKPAKGQDTKPPYKTAPRGHRRMSSVSAGALLAELMHVSVDEHEPPSVAAIVPPMTERKVIGQERDPPVSSKPKQELEDILDIDQDYSSGERKKSCQRKDSEKRKKENFIVVQSDLWDTNTFQYTCQKSPPSHAHSPMQRSVSEKSRQQSSPHHHRESDRSTERRASNTSINHAGAPRVGTPEGYRDSETLRVTDRHSKRRGSDFPQPVSTPPHQVQAKRRQSSAQMRSYEYQEEMEEKTEIVQRRLEELPKKLVQEKSIQESKESIDRKPEPDIIRVSKKQDSPKRIVQDPDTIRVTKGQDSPSKRLRQEAEPLKRAKGAGDSPRLSQATQSRPDHHKSSPNVTSRHKSESPGQRDERKTASYSRSDSKRQESAERKMYTASSESELFECAILPIFHKLLTERHKSQPHGLNLSYGVSCPNISIKCDIVEYL; this is translated from the exons ATGACCATGGGAG CTCTCCAACGTCACATCCTCATCGCCCTTCTGAGTCTGCACCTGGTGACAGCAGTGCCACAGAAGCCCAACCTGGACGCCATCTTGAATCGCCGCACGGACGTCTACATCGCCGGCTTCTTCCCCTTCGGCAAAGGCGTGGAGAACTCCAACACTG TAGGTCGAGGCGTGATGCCGAGCGTGAAGCTGGCGCTGGACCACGTCAACGAGCACGACTCCGTGCTGAGGAACTACCGCCTTCACATGTGGTGGAACGACACCGAG TGCAACGCGGCGGTGGGAGTCAAGTCGTTCTTCGACATGATGCACAGCGGCCCTCACAAGCTGATGCTGTTCGGGGCCGCGTGCACTCACGTCACGGACCCCATCGCCAAGGCTTCCAAACACTGGCATCTTACACAG TTATCATATGCGGACACACACCCCATGTTCACGAAAGAGGCGTTCCCGAACTTCTTCCGCATCGTGCCCTCGGAGAATGCCTTCAACATGCCCCGCATCCGACTGCTGGAGCACTTCAACTGGACCAGAGTCGGTACGATCTACCAGAACGAACCCAGATACGCTTTG GCCCATAACCGTCTGCTATCAGATTTAGATGCAGCAAGCTTTATAGTGGACGAATCTCAAAGTTTTGCGACAGAAGTGCGGACGGCACTGTCCAAGCTGAAagagaaagacatcagaatAATATTGGGCAATTTCAATGAAACCTGGGCGTTGAAGATATTTTGTGAAGCTTACAA ACTGGAAATGTACGGGCGAGCCTACACGTGGCTTCTGCTGGGCACTTACAGCAGCAAGTGGTGGACCAGACGCGCTCCGTGCTCGCGGAGGGAACTGTCCGCTGCTCTGGACACCACCATCCTCACTGATCTGCTGCCACTTTCTACTACTGGCGAAACCACTGTATCGGGCATT ACAGCAAAAGATTATCAAGTGGAGTATGATCGGAGAAGAGGAATAGAATATTCCAGGTTCCATGGATACACTTACGATG GGATTTGGGCGATGGCTCTAGCAATACAAACGGTGGCACATCGAGTCAAGTTAAAGTATAAAGAGAAGACGGTACAAGACTTCCGGTACCGGGACAAAGAGTGGGAACAGCTGTTCCTGGACGCTTTGAGCAATGTCACCTTTGAGGGAGTCACT GGCCCTGTCCGTTTCTATGACAACGAGCGGAAGGCATCAATTCTCCTGAAGCAGTTCCAAGGGGAGCAGATAGGGGAGGTGAAGGTCGGAGAGTACTGCGCAGAAAGAGACCGTCTGGATCTGGGGAGCGGTGACCCGTTCAAGTGGAATGGCAA GAATCCTCCAAAAGACCGCACGCTCCGTCTTATTGAGCACACGCAAGTGAACATCACCCTGTATGCCGTCGTCGTGTTCTGCTCCGTGCTTGGCATCTTGCTTGCTACGGGATTTTTGGCTATGAACATACACTATAGGAATCAGAG GTACATAAAAATGTCCTCTCCACACCTGAACAATTTGATCATAGTGGGCTGCATGCTCACCTACCTCAGCGTTATTTTCCTCGGCCTCGATTCCAGCCTCAGTAGCATCG GTCTTTCTCAGGACGTACCACGTGGAG CGGCGTTCCCGTACATCTGCACGGCTCGCGCTTGGTTGCTCATGGCTGGCTTCAGCCTGGCCTTCGGTGCCATGTTCTCCAAGACCTGGCGCGTCCACTCCATCTTCACCGACGTTAAACTGAACAAAAAA GTGATAAAAGACTACCAGCTGTTCATGGTCGTCGGTGTTCTGCTGTGCATAGATCTGATCATCATGACCACTTGGCAGATATCCGATCCGTTTTACAGGGCTACCAAACAAATGGAGGCTTAT CCTCACCCTACCAGTGAAGACATAGTAATAGTGCAGGAGAATGAATACTGTCAATCCGAGAGGATGCCTATATTTATTGGAGCCATTTACGCCTATAAAGGACTTCTACTG GTGTTTGGTGCATTTCTGGCGTGGGAGACACGCCACGTCTCAATCCCAGCACTGAACGACTCCAAGCATATCGGTTTGTCAGTTTACAATGTACTGATTATGTGTATCATGGGTGCTCCCTGTGCATTG GTGTTAGCTGATCACAAGGACGTCTTATTCGTTCTGATTGCTAtcttcattattttctgcacaACTGCTACTCTGTGCTTGGTTTTTGTTCCTAAG CTTCTAGAACTCCGGAGGAACGGGTCCGGTGGAACGGGCGGGTCGCGTATCCGGGCCACGCTGCGCCCCGCCGCGCCGCATGAGTGCCGCGAGCCTGGACCAGAGCTGGAGCGGCGCATGAAGGAGCTGCGccagtacaacaataggtaccGACGCACGCTGCAGGCCAAGGAGAACGAACTGCAG ATGCTGCTAAGCAAGCTTGGAAGTGATGTTAGCTCAGAATCTTCTATCAGAGATTCGAAATCTCCAGCCACGCAGCGGACGCGTTTGCCTGTTCCCAGAGAAAACGTCAGCCACCCTG AAACGAGTGATATAACGTCAGTATGCAGCCTCAGTGCATCAGCCGGTGCCGAAACAGAATACATCGGCTTACAGACTCAGCAAGCTATAGAAAA GTCGAAACCGTCAGCACCTCCAGAACCTATAAAAGAAATTCTGAAGGAACCAAAGAAGGAACAGACTAAGAACGTCTCCTTCAAGAACCACTTGGACTACACGAGCCCACCAGTGTCCAACAAAGCCGTGCCTGAGAAAGATCAGCTCGCGAAACTGCCGTATGGATGGTCTTCTGAA GAACCATCAGAACCTCCAAAGACGAAGGTAGCAGAACCAGCAAAAGCAGAAGCCAAGACCATCCCAGCATTGAAAACAATTGATACTCCCACAGCCAAGTCAGTGCCAGCCAAAGTACAGGAACCAATGTACACCAAGGCTGCTCCAACTAAAGTTACCAAG ACACCAGAATTGCAGAAGAAGCCAGCTAAAGGTCAAGACACAAAGCCTCCATACAAGACAGCACCACGTGGTCACAGACGCATGTCGAGTGTCAGTGCGGGTGCTTTACTGGCCGAGCTGATGCACGTGTCGGTGGACGAGCATGAGCCGCCGTCCGTCGCGGCCATTGTACCGCCGATGACGGAGAGGAAGGTTATAG GTCAAGAACGAGACCCACCCGTTTCTTCAAAACCAAAACAAGAGCTAGAAGATATTCTGGATATAGATCAGGACTATTCATCAGGAGAGAGGAAAAAGTCAT gtcaacggaaagattctgagaagagaaaaaaggaaaattTTATCGTCGTCCAAAGTGATCTGTGGGATACCAACACTTTTCAATACACCTGCCAGAAATCACCACCAA GTCATGCACATTCTCCAATGCAAAGAAGTGTATCCGAGAAAAGTCGACAGCAGTCATCTCCTCATCATCACAG GGAATCCGATAGAAGTACCGAAAGAAGAGCTTCTAATACCTCCATAAACCATG CTGGTGCGCCCAGGGTCGGTACTCCAGAAGGTTATCGAGACTCTGAAACACTTCGGGTGACGGATAGACATTCTAAA CGTCGAGGGTCAGATTTTCCACAACCAGTTAGCACACCTCCTCATCAAGTACAAGCAAAGAGAAGACAGTCCTCTGCTCAG ATGAGATCATACGAGTACCAAGAAGAAATGGAGGAGAAAACTGAAATAGTCCAACGAAGACTCGAAGAGCTACCCAAGAAATTAGTACAAGAAAAGTCCATACAGGAATCAAAAGAAAGTATAGACAGGAAACCTGAACCAGATATTATCAGGGTTTCCAAAAAACAGGATTCTCCGAAGAGGATAGTCCAGGACCCAGACACGATAAGGGTGACTAAGGGTCAGGATTCGCCTTCGAAAAGGCTGAGGCAAGAGGCAGAGCCGTTGAAAAGGGCGAAGGGTGCTGGAGACTCGCCCAGGTTGTCGCAGGCCACTCAAAGCCGGCCTGACCACCATAAAAGTAGCCCTAATGTCACCTCGAGGCATAAATCTG AATCTCCAGGCCAGCGAGACGAGCGCAAAACAGCATCCTACTCTCGAAGTGACTCCAAGCGGCAGGAGTCCGCTGAAAGGAAGATGTACACCGCCAGCTCGGAATCAGAACTGTTCGAGTGTGCGatcctgcccatcttccacaaACTCCTCACCGAGAGACATAAGAGCCAGCCGCATGGACTCAACCTCAGCTATGGAGTCAGCTGCCCGAACATTTCCATCAAGTGTGATATTGTGGAGTATTTATAA
- the GABA-B-R2 gene encoding gamma-aminobutyric acid type B receptor subunit 2 isoform X2 encodes MTMGALQRHILIALLSLHLVTAVPQKPNLDAILNRRTDVYIAGFFPFGKGVENSNTGRGVMPSVKLALDHVNEHDSVLRNYRLHMWWNDTECNAAVGVKSFFDMMHSGPHKLMLFGAACTHVTDPIAKASKHWHLTQLSYADTHPMFTKEAFPNFFRIVPSENAFNMPRIRLLEHFNWTRVGTIYQNEPRYALAHNRLLSDLDAASFIVDESQSFATEVRTALSKLKEKDIRIILGNFNETWALKIFCEAYKLEMYGRAYTWLLLGTYSSKWWTRRAPCSRRELSAALDTTILTDLLPLSTTGETTVSGITAKDYQVEYDRRRGIEYSRFHGYTYDGIWAMALAIQTVAHRVKLKYKEKTVQDFRYRDKEWEQLFLDALSNVTFEGVTGPVRFYDNERKASILLKQFQGEQIGEVKVGEYCAERDRLDLGSGDPFKWNGKNPPKDRTLRLIEHTQVNITLYAVVVFCSVLGILLATGFLAMNIHYRNQRYIKMSSPHLNNLIIVGCMLTYLSVIFLGLDSSLSSIGLSQDVPRGAAFPYICTARAWLLMAGFSLAFGAMFSKTWRVHSIFTDVKLNKKVIKDYQLFMVVGVLLCIDLIIMTTWQISDPFYRATKQMEAYPHPTSEDIVIVQENEYCQSERMPIFIGAIYAYKGLLLVFGAFLAWETRHVSIPALNDSKHIGLSVYNVLIMCIMGAPCALVLADHKDVLFVLIAIFIIFCTTATLCLVFVPKLLELRRNGSGGTGGSRIRATLRPAAPHECREPGPELERRMKELRQYNNRYRRTLQAKENELQMLLSKLGSDVSSESSIRDSKSPATQRTRLPVPRENVSHPETSDITSVCSLSASAGAETEYIGLQTQQAIEKSKPSAPPEPIKEILKEPKKEQTKNVSFKNHLDYTSPPVSNKAVPEKDQLAKLPYGWSSEEPSEPPKTKVAEPAKAEAKTIPALKTIDTPTAKSVPAKVQEPMYTKAAPTKVTKTPELQKKPAKGQDTKPPYKTAPRGHRRMSSVSAGALLAELMHVSVDEHEPPSVAAIVPPMTERKVIGQERDPPVSSKPKQELEDILDIDQDYSSGERKKSCQRKDSEKRKKENFIVVQSDLWDTNTFQYTCQKSPPSHAHSPMQRSVSEKSRQQSSPHHHRESDRSTERRASNTSINHAGAPRVGTPEGYRDSETLRVTDRHSKRRGSDFPQPVSTPPHQVQAKRRQSSAQMRSYEYQEEMEEKTEIVQRRLEELPKKLVQEKSIQESKESIDRKPEPDIIRVSKKQDSPKRIVQDPDTIRVTKGQDSPSKRLRQEAEPLKRAKGAGDSPRLSQATQSRPDHHKSSPNVTSRHKSESPGQRDERKTASYSRSDSKRQESAERKMYTASSESELFECAILPIFHKLLTERHKSQPHGLNLSYGVSCPNISIKCDIVEYL; translated from the exons ATGACCATGGGAG CTCTCCAACGTCACATCCTCATCGCCCTTCTGAGTCTGCACCTGGTGACAGCAGTGCCACAGAAGCCCAACCTGGACGCCATCTTGAATCGCCGCACGGACGTCTACATCGCCGGCTTCTTCCCCTTCGGCAAAGGCGTGGAGAACTCCAACACTG GTCGAGGCGTGATGCCGAGCGTGAAGCTGGCGCTGGACCACGTCAACGAGCACGACTCCGTGCTGAGGAACTACCGCCTTCACATGTGGTGGAACGACACCGAG TGCAACGCGGCGGTGGGAGTCAAGTCGTTCTTCGACATGATGCACAGCGGCCCTCACAAGCTGATGCTGTTCGGGGCCGCGTGCACTCACGTCACGGACCCCATCGCCAAGGCTTCCAAACACTGGCATCTTACACAG TTATCATATGCGGACACACACCCCATGTTCACGAAAGAGGCGTTCCCGAACTTCTTCCGCATCGTGCCCTCGGAGAATGCCTTCAACATGCCCCGCATCCGACTGCTGGAGCACTTCAACTGGACCAGAGTCGGTACGATCTACCAGAACGAACCCAGATACGCTTTG GCCCATAACCGTCTGCTATCAGATTTAGATGCAGCAAGCTTTATAGTGGACGAATCTCAAAGTTTTGCGACAGAAGTGCGGACGGCACTGTCCAAGCTGAAagagaaagacatcagaatAATATTGGGCAATTTCAATGAAACCTGGGCGTTGAAGATATTTTGTGAAGCTTACAA ACTGGAAATGTACGGGCGAGCCTACACGTGGCTTCTGCTGGGCACTTACAGCAGCAAGTGGTGGACCAGACGCGCTCCGTGCTCGCGGAGGGAACTGTCCGCTGCTCTGGACACCACCATCCTCACTGATCTGCTGCCACTTTCTACTACTGGCGAAACCACTGTATCGGGCATT ACAGCAAAAGATTATCAAGTGGAGTATGATCGGAGAAGAGGAATAGAATATTCCAGGTTCCATGGATACACTTACGATG GGATTTGGGCGATGGCTCTAGCAATACAAACGGTGGCACATCGAGTCAAGTTAAAGTATAAAGAGAAGACGGTACAAGACTTCCGGTACCGGGACAAAGAGTGGGAACAGCTGTTCCTGGACGCTTTGAGCAATGTCACCTTTGAGGGAGTCACT GGCCCTGTCCGTTTCTATGACAACGAGCGGAAGGCATCAATTCTCCTGAAGCAGTTCCAAGGGGAGCAGATAGGGGAGGTGAAGGTCGGAGAGTACTGCGCAGAAAGAGACCGTCTGGATCTGGGGAGCGGTGACCCGTTCAAGTGGAATGGCAA GAATCCTCCAAAAGACCGCACGCTCCGTCTTATTGAGCACACGCAAGTGAACATCACCCTGTATGCCGTCGTCGTGTTCTGCTCCGTGCTTGGCATCTTGCTTGCTACGGGATTTTTGGCTATGAACATACACTATAGGAATCAGAG GTACATAAAAATGTCCTCTCCACACCTGAACAATTTGATCATAGTGGGCTGCATGCTCACCTACCTCAGCGTTATTTTCCTCGGCCTCGATTCCAGCCTCAGTAGCATCG GTCTTTCTCAGGACGTACCACGTGGAG CGGCGTTCCCGTACATCTGCACGGCTCGCGCTTGGTTGCTCATGGCTGGCTTCAGCCTGGCCTTCGGTGCCATGTTCTCCAAGACCTGGCGCGTCCACTCCATCTTCACCGACGTTAAACTGAACAAAAAA GTGATAAAAGACTACCAGCTGTTCATGGTCGTCGGTGTTCTGCTGTGCATAGATCTGATCATCATGACCACTTGGCAGATATCCGATCCGTTTTACAGGGCTACCAAACAAATGGAGGCTTAT CCTCACCCTACCAGTGAAGACATAGTAATAGTGCAGGAGAATGAATACTGTCAATCCGAGAGGATGCCTATATTTATTGGAGCCATTTACGCCTATAAAGGACTTCTACTG GTGTTTGGTGCATTTCTGGCGTGGGAGACACGCCACGTCTCAATCCCAGCACTGAACGACTCCAAGCATATCGGTTTGTCAGTTTACAATGTACTGATTATGTGTATCATGGGTGCTCCCTGTGCATTG GTGTTAGCTGATCACAAGGACGTCTTATTCGTTCTGATTGCTAtcttcattattttctgcacaACTGCTACTCTGTGCTTGGTTTTTGTTCCTAAG CTTCTAGAACTCCGGAGGAACGGGTCCGGTGGAACGGGCGGGTCGCGTATCCGGGCCACGCTGCGCCCCGCCGCGCCGCATGAGTGCCGCGAGCCTGGACCAGAGCTGGAGCGGCGCATGAAGGAGCTGCGccagtacaacaataggtaccGACGCACGCTGCAGGCCAAGGAGAACGAACTGCAG ATGCTGCTAAGCAAGCTTGGAAGTGATGTTAGCTCAGAATCTTCTATCAGAGATTCGAAATCTCCAGCCACGCAGCGGACGCGTTTGCCTGTTCCCAGAGAAAACGTCAGCCACCCTG AAACGAGTGATATAACGTCAGTATGCAGCCTCAGTGCATCAGCCGGTGCCGAAACAGAATACATCGGCTTACAGACTCAGCAAGCTATAGAAAA GTCGAAACCGTCAGCACCTCCAGAACCTATAAAAGAAATTCTGAAGGAACCAAAGAAGGAACAGACTAAGAACGTCTCCTTCAAGAACCACTTGGACTACACGAGCCCACCAGTGTCCAACAAAGCCGTGCCTGAGAAAGATCAGCTCGCGAAACTGCCGTATGGATGGTCTTCTGAA GAACCATCAGAACCTCCAAAGACGAAGGTAGCAGAACCAGCAAAAGCAGAAGCCAAGACCATCCCAGCATTGAAAACAATTGATACTCCCACAGCCAAGTCAGTGCCAGCCAAAGTACAGGAACCAATGTACACCAAGGCTGCTCCAACTAAAGTTACCAAG ACACCAGAATTGCAGAAGAAGCCAGCTAAAGGTCAAGACACAAAGCCTCCATACAAGACAGCACCACGTGGTCACAGACGCATGTCGAGTGTCAGTGCGGGTGCTTTACTGGCCGAGCTGATGCACGTGTCGGTGGACGAGCATGAGCCGCCGTCCGTCGCGGCCATTGTACCGCCGATGACGGAGAGGAAGGTTATAG GTCAAGAACGAGACCCACCCGTTTCTTCAAAACCAAAACAAGAGCTAGAAGATATTCTGGATATAGATCAGGACTATTCATCAGGAGAGAGGAAAAAGTCAT gtcaacggaaagattctgagaagagaaaaaaggaaaattTTATCGTCGTCCAAAGTGATCTGTGGGATACCAACACTTTTCAATACACCTGCCAGAAATCACCACCAA GTCATGCACATTCTCCAATGCAAAGAAGTGTATCCGAGAAAAGTCGACAGCAGTCATCTCCTCATCATCACAG GGAATCCGATAGAAGTACCGAAAGAAGAGCTTCTAATACCTCCATAAACCATG CTGGTGCGCCCAGGGTCGGTACTCCAGAAGGTTATCGAGACTCTGAAACACTTCGGGTGACGGATAGACATTCTAAA CGTCGAGGGTCAGATTTTCCACAACCAGTTAGCACACCTCCTCATCAAGTACAAGCAAAGAGAAGACAGTCCTCTGCTCAG ATGAGATCATACGAGTACCAAGAAGAAATGGAGGAGAAAACTGAAATAGTCCAACGAAGACTCGAAGAGCTACCCAAGAAATTAGTACAAGAAAAGTCCATACAGGAATCAAAAGAAAGTATAGACAGGAAACCTGAACCAGATATTATCAGGGTTTCCAAAAAACAGGATTCTCCGAAGAGGATAGTCCAGGACCCAGACACGATAAGGGTGACTAAGGGTCAGGATTCGCCTTCGAAAAGGCTGAGGCAAGAGGCAGAGCCGTTGAAAAGGGCGAAGGGTGCTGGAGACTCGCCCAGGTTGTCGCAGGCCACTCAAAGCCGGCCTGACCACCATAAAAGTAGCCCTAATGTCACCTCGAGGCATAAATCTG AATCTCCAGGCCAGCGAGACGAGCGCAAAACAGCATCCTACTCTCGAAGTGACTCCAAGCGGCAGGAGTCCGCTGAAAGGAAGATGTACACCGCCAGCTCGGAATCAGAACTGTTCGAGTGTGCGatcctgcccatcttccacaaACTCCTCACCGAGAGACATAAGAGCCAGCCGCATGGACTCAACCTCAGCTATGGAGTCAGCTGCCCGAACATTTCCATCAAGTGTGATATTGTGGAGTATTTATAA